The nucleotide window ACTGGAGTAAGATacttttttgttctatttttctgttttactctgaACAGAATTACTTTTATCCtcgtttttacattttcccttTATCTCCATATCTCAGAtcaataaaactataaataaaaatcagaaagtcaCAATGCAGCTGAGAATGTCAAAAAGAGATGATGTTACATTCAATGTTTACCCAAAGTGCACAAGCTAGAATCaatgtgtgtttcagtttttaaagtgaagatTTACATGATTATAAATCCTGTAGGTCTGGAGTTTGGAGACTCAGAAAACCAGAACATTACAGAGGAATTTAAAAGCCTATTTCACTAAACATTTCCGCCATAAATATCCAAAATTGGAGACGTTGACACCCTACACAGTGGTGAGCTTTCAAAAACAAAGCCAGCTGTAAGAGTTAACAGGAAGTGTTAGCTTTGGACATAAAATCTGCTGGAAATACTCTGTTCTTTTCAAAACGATTATGGCGAATTAACGAAGGGCAGCAAATCTGTCATTGGGAGTAAATCCTTTCAAATTTAAACGATTTATCTCAACTTAAAATTCTTGCTGGAAGTTATTCCTGAGTCTTCTTAGTTCTTTGTGATCCTGCCACTGATTTGCTGCacaaatcaaatgtattttggCCTTTTGCACATCACCTGATGGATGGCTGTGAATACTTTGCTTGCAGAATCAGTAGCACCGATcaatatgcaaacaaaaacatgcctgtCTCAATATTACTCATGCCTACAAGTAGCCACACATCCATTCAATacattgtcattatttttgttctgttttagtCCATTCTGTGACTGATGTGAGAGCAGCCCATATATATTCAcattgttatttgttttaaatattgcaaatgtaaaagttgttttgtttttgtttttcaagcttAAGTTGAattgcttcatgtttttccaTGCAGACAGAAATTAATTCACCAGCAGACAATAACAGGAATTTGAAATCTAtcaaaacatttggtaaaattcCTGGAAGTATTTTAActtctttcaaaaaataaaatagttgtgattgaaattttttttaaagatctctGCTCTAAAATGGATTGAAACTAACAAcattgatttctgtttatttattttttttagcattctTTATTTAAGAATATTATGAAACCAACATATATGgatatgtatatttatacatGCACTTACATAGTGcaacagaaaagagagaaaaaagggctcagcaaacatttaaatccatttcAGCAATTGACATTTCTTAGAAAGATCCTCATGGGCTCACATGAAAGTGAAGTGCACAAATCCAGTGTCTTCTgttaagagagagagacataCAAAGGGAACTAACACAACTTTTTATAACCCATAGCATCTTTATCTGTGTGGCCATCCAAAGTGGGAAATAGCTGGGGTCCATCcactcagaaaaatgtttatttttacatgaagtTTTGCTGTTatctttgatttctgtttttgtagagATCGAGTcatgaaacaaaatggagtgAGAGCGCCCTCTGCAGACAAGCTGAAGAACTGCATTTGGCAGATGACAGATCCTCCTGTTATTTGCATAGTGGAGGTCACgcgtgttttttttcccccactgctTTATTGCTCCCATGTTGGAGCAGCTAATTAATACAGAAAATCTCTTTGAACTCCACTTCTGACTGTTGGTATAATACCAATTATAAAAGTAACAATAGATCAAAGATGTAACAGATGTGGTGAAACAATCAGTTTATTATTCTGAAGATAAATAATCATTATGTCACCAAGATGCAGAATTATAATGTCATAAAACAGTGAACCCTTACAAAggtatttttgtaataataataataataataaaagcagcaCAACTCTTTGAAACAAAAGCTATTTACTTGCTATggaaagtttagatttttaaattgaagaaCTATAGTTTTAGATTCCATacaatttttgtcaaaaatgacatcaaaaagCCCATAGTTTGCAACCTACTGATAAATAGCTTCATAAAAAGCTTCATaataagaatattttgtttatgtttcatcTTTAGGTGAAAACACCAAGGTAAAACTGCAATAGCtggcattttaaaattaacttttaatttacAACATTGGTCAGTTCTTAAGCATATTGGCCAAAGCTATGAAAATTCACAGTTGAGGGTTAGAGAGCCACGGGCAAATTGATGCAAGCTGGGGgataaaaattcaaacaaaaaacagacaaactgcCTCATAACACCTTGTGGTTAATGTATTTACTCTATtcggtttttattttatgttttaaatgaatgtaataatAAATTGTTGCAAAAGATATGAGGAAGGAGCCCGTTAATGGCTTTTAGCTTGGAACTCCATGTCATACCACTCCGGTACAGAAGGTGGCGGTGAACATCAGTGCTTCCTTTTGCGTTACGAGGTTATGGTTAAAAAGAAGAGCGTTGCAGTTTGGTAATATTTACACTGAGATCAGAGGACAGAAACCGGTGAGTGTCGggaattttaaatattcacttttaacatattaaaatgtcacaaaggTTTTAAAGTAAGGAGAACTTGCTACAGTTATTTATAAAGACGACGTATAGACGACATTTAAGCTCATCAGCTTAAATGAGTGCTTAATCGATAAATTGTTTTAGTGTCACTGTTTATTGTCATACGTGTTTCCATTGCACAATGGTCAAATATAAGAGCTAAAGTTTATAGTTTTCATATTATATTTAAAGGTGTACTACGTCTTTATATTTGCATCTTACATTAACATTCAGGTGTGTAGAGCACTAGGTAGCTCAGTTTTATAGTAAGTGCATCAAATTCAGAGGCTACGATCCTCAGCGCAACTGTctcgggttcgattcccggctcCGGTCTGTCTACTGGCCTGCTTCTCGTTGAACTATTAATGAATAAAGGCCACTTCAACtacaaaaatattgtaaaaatgctgctgaCACAGTCACACAGGGCAATAGACGGCATTGTACGTTTCCGTCACGTGTCTTGTGTAAcgagtttttctgtttcaaaggTTTTAGGTCAAAGTGTCGTGATGCTGTAGTTCTAGCAGCACCAGGCTCTTCTGTTTCACAATGGGTACTACATGACCATTCGCCTGTTtgtaaaccataaaaaaaaaactgaacacaaacaatgatgtatttcaagtgttttaaggATTCTGGtgtacaaataatttattttttaagaaaactggAATATTTGGTTCTGGGGTGGCTGAACAGAAGGAATCCAACAGTTGAGCCCATGTCCTGGACACGTCTGCATGTGTTTTATTCTGCATGTGTTTTATTCTgcatgtgattttattttttgaatagaGATTATCGAGGCTGTGGCTATCACTCTTGCTTCTGcacctttttccttccactaaaccttcCATTATGGTTTGataaagttctttttaaaaagttaactcCTTTAGTAAAGAACTTCAACAGTCTTCCTCATGATTGTCTCAgccaaaacagaacatttctgctTATACGttttattggtttgatgtaATAATCTAAATATGAGAGACTAAACTTATAGTTTTATAGCTGTATAAGGttatagtaatttatttttaagaaaactggAATATTTGGTTCTGGGGTGGCTGAACAGAAGGAATCCAACAGTTGAGCCCATGTCCTGGACACGTCTGCACGTGTTTTATTCTGCATGTGTTTTATTCTgcatgtgattttattttttgaatagaGATTATCGAGGCTGTGGCTATCACTCTTGCTTCTGcacctttttccttccactaaaccttcCATTATGGTTTGataaagttctttttaaaaagttaactcCTTTAGTAAAGAACTTCAACATTCTCAGACCTTTCTTTTTGATGTAATAATCTAAATATGAGAGACTAAACTTTGGTTTTATGACAGCTGTAAGACATAATCTTTGTAATTAATAGAAATACATGGAACATTTCTTATAGTGAAATTTATCTTTACACTGTAACAGACTCAATTTATTGAGACTTAATTGTTTGGATGTttgaatttaatcagaaatgttcTCATCAGATTATCTTTAGATTGAACATAATAAACTTATTAAACTTCTTCTTGTTTCAGGTTGCAGGTAGAGATCAGAGTTTTTCCACCATGGAGGCTGCTGGTGACCTCCTGAATGTCTTCAACATGGAGGCCAGCAGAATGTCAGTGACAGTTGGACTGTTCCTCGTTTTTCTGTGTCTCCTTTACTGGTAAGGAAGTTCTAGTTTAACGTCacagtaaaaagaaagtacatcCTTTCTTAAATTCTCAGACCTTTTCTTTCTATCTTGGATGTTTTGTGTGAActtaattttgatttgatattaGTTCAATAAATAATGGCAtgcagtgtttgtttattttccctttcaTGTGAATGCAAGTATAAATAATTGTAATTGAATAGAAATATGATGTTATACTGGAAGTTTTTATTGTACTTCAATTTctgctttgattaaaaatatcttcctcTCATCTTGTGCAGGTATTCAGTCTATCCGTTCTCAGTCCTCGCTCGGTGTGGAATCAAACATCCCAAACCAGTGCCTTTTTTTGGCAACATATTCTATTTCCGTGAGGTAAGATAACCtgctataaaaaatataaacattttttagggTGCACAATATTAAGAAAGATGGGTGATAATATTGAGGGATGTTGGgagaacaacaaaacacaggatgaataaaggaaaaatgtatttctgcttTGGGTTTATTGCAAACCTACACATTGTAAAATGAGTCGCCCATCCAgccacttgaaataaaatccatatttcCATCTAAGCAactagattttattaaaaaagtttcttctgGCTGGTATCTCATGTCTTCATATTTCTGATGTTCCAAAATCTCTTCCAGGGTTTCTTCAGACCTCTCACTGAACTTATAAAAGAACATGGCAGAGTGTGTgggtaaattatttatttatctacgTATTTATTGGAATTCCCTCACATTACTGCGTTACGGCGGTGTATTAGGGCCGTTGTAGATTAAAAACGGATTACGtttctgcataaaaaaacattcagaaaaatgtgcttGAAAATTTTTAAGATTAGTctctagaaattttctagaaaaaaaacatggaaatttcttgGTTTCCAAACTGAAAATTTTTGCAGTTTGCAACTCAGAAAATTCCCAAAGGTCAGAAAATTTTGACttcattcattcaaaatgtatatatatatatatatatatatatatatatatatatatatatatatatatatatatatatacttttccaacaaattttcatgtttttctagaaagtctctgagattaatctaaaaatgtcgTAGTTTGTAATAATACTAGTACGCCATTGTAGAGCATGGAATTAAAACGCAACTTAAAGTTTTTCATGTGGGTTGGTTGATCTGGAGCCTCAGTGAGgagatgttgttgttgtggtcCAGGTATTATTTGGGCCGCCGACCCGTGGTGGTGGTGGCCGACCCCGACATGCTCAGATCAGTGATGGTCAGGGAATTCAACAACTTCCCTAACAGAATGGTGAGAACTTCGGTCACTGCAGGCGGTGTGACTTCAAAATAAGTGAAATGATTCAATAAACTTATTATAActcctgtatttttttattttatttttctgttcagcaATTTCGATTTGCCACCAAGCCCATGACGGACTGCCTGCTCATGCTGAGGAACGAACGGTGGAAAAGGGTCCGGAGTATTTTGACCCCGTCCTTCAGTGCTGCCAAGATGAAAGAAGTGAGAAAATAATGACTGAATGCTTTCATACTGCAGCCACCAACTTTAGTGCACTTATAATGGGATGTCAAGTAATAAACCTACATGCACAGTGAATATTTTAGTGTGGAATGTagtttatttaccttttttgtaGAGTTGCATATCTGAAAAGTTCGgcttgtatttgtattcagaTTACATTCTATTTCATAGTTTTgcttaaaatcccaataaaatacattaaagttgtGGTTGCAACTTGACAAGATGCGATGAAATTcagtatatattttatacagagactgatttttcttctcactctgcttttttgtcacactgacatgtttcagatcaataaactaattttaatatcaggCAATTTTAACCTGAGtaaattcatttctttttgtttccataatttatttgcaccataacttattttttctaacttttaatttaagttttattcacATTCTTATGTTTTACTTGCTTTtattaacaacattttaaaaattttctgttAGATTTGAGGAAATCTGGATTTTCTCAGGTTGATGGTTCATCACATCGTTTCTTTCTCATCAGTTTTTGTAAAGTACTTCCATCCCCTCAAAGTATTTACTGACAGTTTGGTCCAGAACAGCCTCCTTCCAGGATGTGGTTTCTGGTTCCCATCCAGGTTCtgctctgacccggttctgtgtaaatttatttaatttttttgctgcagatggTTCCGCTCATCAACACGGCTGCTGATGCTCTGATGAAGAACCTGAAGGTTCATGCTGACTCAGGGAAAGCCTTTGACATCCACAAGTAATCAgagcaaacaaaactgaacattaacaataattttattttatatttttaattaatttgttctttttcctgctgcaggtgttttggctgttttactATGGATGTTATCGCCAGCGTGGCGTTTGGCACTCAGGTCGACTCTCAGAACAACCCAGACGATCCGTTTGTCCGCCACGCTCAGCtgttcttctccttctctttcttcagGCCTctcatgttgtttttcagtatgttttataactttatcacattttaatttatttatagtaGCATCATTTTCATGGCGGATATCTTCCCCTTTTTTACCACAGTTGCTTTTCCCAACATCATGGCTCCCATTGCCAGATTTATCCCAAACAAAAGGCGAGACCAGATGAACGGCTTCTTCATCAGCATCATTCAGAAGATCatccagcagagagaagagcAGCCTCCCAGTCAGGTGGGCGTTTCATGCTGTGCAACAAACGGAGGCTTGGGAAATATTCATGGAGTTTTCCTGCCTCATCAGCCACAtttaggatttgtttttgtggaagACGAAATAAATTAGTGCAGGTTTCTGTTGGAAATGagaaggaaatattttctttacttttaaaaagcagaaataccCCTAAAATATACCTTTGTTACCCCTAAATTCAGCAGAGTTTGGACTCTTAGTGCAGCTAAATTAGTCGCTTGGagtcacaaaaacatctgaattctgagaaaaaaatatagaaagcagagaaaaaaagtcagaattccaataattttttttttttgtcaattctCTCCCGTATAAAATGCCttccacacttttcaaaatctgaaaaacaatacatagtttttctttcataattttttaaaatcccagtGATATTTGGGGTTTGAGAATCTGAATGTGAGAAGTTCTGGTGGTGTGATTAACGTTTTTACAGCTTCCTGTTCTCCTGCTTTTCCTGATATCCTGAGGATTATGAGGCCTGTTTTCCTGCAGCGGCGTCGAGATTTCCTCCAGCTGATGCTGGACGCTCGAACCGGCAAAGAGAGCGTCTCTTTGGAGCACTTCGACACAGCGAACCCCTCGGAGGAGCTGGCATCCTGCTCGGATCAGGAAAACGGGTCGGCTCACCAGCAGGAGTCGCCCGCCAGGCGTCCGCTGAGGAAGATGATGACGGAGGACGAGGTGGTTGGCCAGGCCTTCGTCTTCCTCCTGGCGGGATACGAGACCAGCAGCAACACGCTGGGCTTCACCTGCTACCTGCTGGCCATCAACCCCGACTGCCAGCGCAGAGTTCAGGACGAGGTCGACGAATTCTTCACCAGACATGTAAGCCTGTCCTGGTCCGGTTTGggaattagttttgttttatttcaagtttactaagatatttgcattaaaaactaaaccaaattacttggtaatattttgtttttgcagtgtagactTATCAAGAATTGTCACGACCATCTCAGTCTGTGAAGTaaaacttcacaagatgctcaacattcctcatatttattctttattgttTGTGAAGGACTTCTCATAATATTACTATTTCATTCTCtgaattttacaactttattctagtaatttaaaacaacattataGCCTGGCAATAAGATTAAAGGTCCAAACAAAGGGAAGCTGTAAAACATGACGGCAGCTCTGCCCGTAGTGACATAACTTAAAAGTGATGTGATAATATCGACACAAAAACCTTAATTTTTGTGTGATAATATGGAAACAGCCCAGAACcactcctggttctggtccgatcagaacttcctccttctgctCTGGTTTCAATGAATCTGTTTTCTAGGATTCGCCGGATTACTCAAACGTCCAGGAGCTGAAGTACCTGGACATGGTCGTGTGTGAAGCTCTGCGGCTCTACCCGCCTGGCTTCAGGTGATCCGTTCCTGATGCTCCCGGATATTTACAGGCTTttggttgtttatttaaaaacagaacgtTGTtgggaaaaaaggcaaaatgatCCAGAttcataaaatctaaaagtcttttttttctcttcaaggTTTGCTCGAGAAGTCGACCATGACTGTGTGGTGAACGGCCAGATTCTCCCCAAAGGAGCGACTCTGGAGATCCCAGCAGGATTCCTGCACTACGACCCGGATCACTGGACCGAGCCGGACCGGTTCATCCCCGAAAGGTACCTCAGAGTTACTGGTTTTCATAAGCAAAAgtaaccaacattttgatgtgtaggTGACGGCACTGGAAAATTGTAATGCAtcagttgttgatttttgttttttatgatgtaaagcactttgagctgccttgttgctgaaatgtgcaacacaaataaaatttgacttttttatttattttaatttgatttattatctCAACTCTCATCACTTTAATCTGACTCTTGTCAAGTGAAACCTGTCTAAGGTTTGAACAGGATTAGTTCAAATTCacgtttcacatttttgaaattccatttgggtctcgactgtttgtaaaaacagccaaaacatatttattggtATCTGCAAGAAGAACCGTTTAAAAAGTCTTCAGAATGTTACATTACAAATCCGCAGGCAtggcccgttacctagcaacccaaacaaAGTTTcgcccattacctagcaacacaagcAAAGTttcgcccgttacctagcaacccaagcaaaGTttcgcccgttacctagcaacccaagcaaaGTttcgcccgttacctagcaacacaagcAAAGTttcgcccgttacctagcaacacaagcAATGTttcgcccgttacctagcaacacaagcAATGTttcacccgttacctagcaacacaagcAAAGTttcgcccgttacctagcaacacaagcAGTGCTCCAGCtggtttggtcagctggtttctCCTATGTATGTGCTGCAcagtggctgctggaaaacaacagtattttgttgttgactttccatccagaaaccagtcgctgcattcttgttggttgtgcaggaggctccacctCTGCTTCTCTAAAATGTTCTATAATTAGTAGAATTAGTGTAACTGGTCTTCCCCGTCTCCAGGTTTACACCGGAAGCGAAGGCGAGTCGTCACCCCTTCGTCTACCTGCCGTTCGGTGCCGGGCCGCGGAACTGTGTGGGGATGAGGCTGGCCCAGCTGGAGATCCGGATGGCTTTGGTCCATTTGTTCCACAGGTTCAACGTCGAGGCCTGCTCCGAGACCAAGGTGGGTGGGAAAACGtttgactgaaaatgaaaaacatgttttttttcaaaagtttccaGTATATTCCTGTGATATTTGCATTGAATTCCCACAAGAAATGACACTAAAAGTGCTAGTAACCTGCTTTCAGATCTGTTCTTCTTGTCATTAGTCGGTCTGTCACTGTAGCTCGTTTTGATGGGCAAAAATTGTCCCAcaagttattgaaataaacaataatattgttgttttgagaccatctTCAAGTAACAGAATGCtaaacaataaactttaaattctaatgaacatttaacactgaaactggaagagattttaaatatgctaaataaataaaacagaaacaataaataaaataaattatgaagtttctgcaaacaaaactgtCCCTCAAAAAAGGGCTAGTAGAGACAAATGAAGGTTAATTTTggttggaagagaaaaaaaaaacaaatcatgcaaatggaaattattgagcttttaatttatcatgcagttaattgatttattgcttagcCGTTGCATACGCCATATTCTGTCctacagaaaaacaatcctagttttttttatgtttctttattttaaatccaaagaatagaaataaaattgttgtctttttttctttttaagtgactacatttatctaaaattatATGTTGTCACTTGTGTGACATTTAAAGGAGTTTCATTTGACTGACCTGACAGTAAGAATGGTGTCAGattattctgtttaaaactactttgtgactgaatgaaatttaaataaacattctaaattgatgaaaaaaattgcCAGTTACTAATTTTCTTGCTCCACGTTTGTGTTTCAGGTTCCTCTTGACCTGAAATCCTCCAGCACTCT belongs to Gambusia affinis linkage group LG08, SWU_Gaff_1.0, whole genome shotgun sequence and includes:
- the tbxas1 gene encoding thromboxane-A synthase; amino-acid sequence: MEAAGDLLNVFNMEASRMSVTVGLFLVFLCLLYWYSVYPFSVLARCGIKHPKPVPFFGNIFYFREGFFRPLTELIKEHGRVCGYYLGRRPVVVVADPDMLRSVMVREFNNFPNRMQFRFATKPMTDCLLMLRNERWKRVRSILTPSFSAAKMKEMVPLINTAADALMKNLKVHADSGKAFDIHKCFGCFTMDVIASVAFGTQVDSQNNPDDPFVRHAQLFFSFSFFRPLMLFFIAFPNIMAPIARFIPNKRRDQMNGFFISIIQKIIQQREEQPPSQRRRDFLQLMLDARTGKESVSLEHFDTANPSEELASCSDQENGSAHQQESPARRPLRKMMTEDEVVGQAFVFLLAGYETSSNTLGFTCYLLAINPDCQRRVQDEVDEFFTRHDSPDYSNVQELKYLDMVVCEALRLYPPGFRFAREVDHDCVVNGQILPKGATLEIPAGFLHYDPDHWTEPDRFIPERFTPEAKASRHPFVYLPFGAGPRNCVGMRLAQLEIRMALVHLFHRFNVEACSETKVPLDLKSSSTLGPKDGIYVKITHRNRGEAQKDSLSDDSKLSCDPSAR